The sequence CACCCTTGCCGCCCCTGAGTGCGTCATACTTCACCACGTAGTCGCCCCTCAAGTCTTGTGCAATAAATTTGTTCAATTCTTTTGGCTCGTACGAGGTGAAAACACGATACTTCGGCACAGAATCCGGAATGGCTTTCTGCAGGAGGTCACGGGCGAAGCTCTTGCTCGATTCGATGCGCGCGAGGGATTTCTTCGGAGCCATCGTGGGGATGCCTGCGGCTTCCAAAAGATCAGCAAGTCCGTTACCGATGGGATCATCCGGACCCACGATGGCGAGAGCGGGTTTAGACTTCTTTGCGATTTCCATCACCCACGGAAAATCGAGGATGTTCCCCACATGCAGTTCCTGCGAAAGTTTCTTCAGCCCCGGATTTTTAGTGGTGCAGACCGCAATGATCTCGGGTTTCTGCGGACTGCGTGAAAGCGCGTCGGCGATGGCGTGTTCGCGGGCGCCGGAGGCGACGAGGAGGATACGCATGTCGGTATTCAGTATGCAGGATGCCGTATGCAGGTCAATGATGACCTTTCACTGTGTGCGCCGAAAGCACACCTCCACGCTACACAAGCGCCAGCATCTTCTGGTTGTCGCCCTCCTCATCATCGTGCTGGAAGGATTCGCGCGTAGAGTTGCGGCAGTTGCCGAGTTCCCGGAGCAGTTTGGGCGTCACTTCGGGGGTCGGGTATTTTTTCGTGAAGCAGCCCTCGCTGAAGCGCTTGATGCGCGGGTTGCCGTACCAGATGGCCTTGTGTAAATCATCGATGGTGCCGTAGAAGAGTCCGTCGGCTTTGATGTACTTGCGAATTTCCTCCACGGAGAGCTTGGAGCCGATGAGCTCCTCGGTCGTGGGGAGGTCGATGCCGTAGGGATCGGGACTGATGATGGGGGGCGCCGCCGAGGCGAAGTAGACTTTTTTGGCGCCTGCCTCGCGCACGAGCTCCACGATTTTCTTCGAGGTATTTCCGCGCACGATGGAGTCATCCACGAGCAGCACGGACTTGCCTTTGAATTCGAGCTCAATCGGATGGAGTTTGAAGTGCAGGCTTCGTTTGCGCATGGATTGCCCCGGCATAATGAACGTGCGGTGGATGTAGCGGTTTTTGATGAGACCTTCGCGGTAATGCACGTTGAGTTTGCCCGCGAGCCCGGCCGCAACGGGGCGGCCCGTATCAGGAACGGGGACCACGGAATCAATGTGGATGCCTGCCTTCTTGATCTGCCGTGCGAGGGCTTCGCCCATACGGACGCGCGCCTTGTACACGTTCACGCCGTCGAGCGTGGAATCGGGTGCAGCGAGGTAGACCCATTCAAAGATGCAGGGGCTGAGTTCGCCGTGCCGGACCTGATGGGAGTGCAGGCGGTTCTTGTGGTCGATGAAGACCACCTCGCCGGGGCGCACATCCCGCACGAATTCAAAGTCGAGTGCCGGAAAGGCAGAGTTCTCGGAGGCGATGATGTATTCCTCCTTCATGCCGAACTTGCGCTTGCCGATCTGCAGCGGACGGATGCCGTGTGGATCGCGAAAGCCCACGATGCCCTGCCCGCCGATGAGCGCGACTGCCGAGTAGGCGCCTTTGCATCGTTTGAAGACGTTCTTCATGGCACTGAAGATCTGATCGGGTGTGAGGCGCCCTTTCGGCCGCTGATTGCGAATCGCTACGGAGAGAACATTGAGCAGTACTTCGGAATCGGAATTCGTGTTGAGGTGCCTGTATTCTTTCTCGAGCAGGAACGTGCGGAGCTCCGCGGCATTCGTGAGGTTGCCGTTGTGCGCGAGGGCGATGCCAAAGGGTGTCGACACGAAGAATGGCTGCGCCTCGAACTCGCTTGAGCATCCCGCCGTGGGGTAGCGCACGTGGCCGATTCCCATGGTGCCGCGAAGGCGAAGCAGGGATTTATCGTGAAAGACGTCCTGTACGAGTCCGTTTGCTTTCTTCAAGTGGAATTGGCTGTTGTAGGTGATGATTCCTGCTGCATCCTGACCGCGATGTTGAAGGAGAATGAGGCCGTCATAGAGATCCTGAATCACATCTCTGAACCCGGCGACTGCAATTATTCCACACATTGGCGAGTCAGGAGAGAGGGGGAGGAGAGTGAAGCACGCTCAAGCAGACCTTGCGGAGCGAAATCCGGAAGGCCGAAAAGCAGGGAAACGGTGTTTCCACGGATGCATTTTACTCAGAATTCATCACACTGCAAGGAATTGCCCGAGCATCATTACCGTCAGCTGTTTTCGAATTCCTGGATCTCGCTGATGAGCTGACCCACTACCTCATTTGTCGCTCTTTCGCCGTGACACAGTTCTGGATGAGGCTCGCGACGGTCATGGGACCCACGCCTCCGGGCACCGGCGTGATGGCGGAAGCTTTTGCAGAGACCGTTTCAAAGTCACAGTCCCCCACGAGGCCTTTCTCCGTCTTGTTCATGCCGACATCAATGATGACCACTCCTTCTTTTACCATGTCGCCGGTGATCAGCCCTGCTTTTCCAACGGCGACGACGAGAATGTCGGCCTGCCGCGTCAGCTCGGCCAGATTCTTCGTGTGGTGGTGGCAGACGGTCACGGTGGCATCACGGTTCAAAAGCATGATGGCGACGGGCTTGCCCACAGTGTTGCTGCGTCCCACGACCACGACGTGTTTCCCTTTCACGGGAATCTGGTAGTGCTGCAGCAGTGCCACGATGCCGCCGGGGGTGGCGGGCGGCAGATGTTCAAATTCCGTCGAAAGAAACATCTTGCCCAGGTTGTACGCGCCGAAGCCGTCGATATCTTTCTTGGGGTCAATCGCGCGGATGATCTGCGGAACGGCATCGTTGAGTGCGCCCGGGAGGGGCACCTGCACGATGAATCCCGTCACATCCGGATCGGCGTTGAGCTTCTCGACGATGCCCATCAGCGTTTCGAGCGTCGTGTTCTCTTTTAGATGGATGTGCTCACTGCGCATGTCCACTGCCTCGCAGCTCTTGAACTTCTGCTTGATGTAGCTCGTGCTCGCCGGGTCATCGCCCACCTGCACGACGACGAGCTTGGGATCGAGTTGCTTCACTGTAGGTTTGAGGGTCGAAAGGAGCGCATCCGCTGCTTCCCGGCCGGAGAGGAGCTGTACTGGCATTGCGCTCCTATCATAGAGTCGGATGTGAATAGTGAGAAGCGAACATCGTCCGAAAAGTATTCAGAGATCAGTATGCAGTATTCAGGAGTATTCCACTTCCGCTGTATACTGCATACAACATACTGAATACTGCTTTTATGCCTCCTCTCACCCGCGCCCAACGGTTCCAGTCGCTCTTTCCTTCTGCTCCCGCATTTCGGTTCCGTCAGGCGGAGGCGGCGCTCTTTCAGCCCGATGCGACAGGGTGGGGAAGTGTCTCGGTCTTTCCCAAGGCGATGCGCGAGGAAATGGAAGCAAAGATTCCCTGGATGTCCGTAACACTACATCGGATGCTCACGAGCAAGGACGGAGAGACATTCAAGGCGGTTCTTCGCACGGAGGACAATCTGCTCTTCGAAACCGTACTTATGGGCAATGCACGCGAGCAGTGGACGGTGTGCGTTTCGTCGCAGGTGGGGTGTGCCATGCACTGTGTGTTCTGTGCCACGGGGGCGATGGGGCTGAAACGCAGTCTTGCGTCGGACGAGATCGTGGATCAGCTCCGGTTCTGGCTGCAGTTTTTGCATAAACCCCTCACTCGGTCTCTCCCCGGAGGGGAGAGAAGTAGCGGTGGCGCTCATGATGCGTCGCGCATAAGTAATATTGTCTTCATGGGCATGGGCGAGCCGCTCGCCAACGTGGAGAGCGTGAAGCAGGCCATCCGCACGTGGATGGACCAGACCGATATCGGTCCGACGCACATCACCGTTTCGACAGTCGGCGTTCTGCCCGTGATGGAGCGACTGCTGGAGGACAAAGACTGGCCGCCCGTGCGGATTGCGATTTCACTCCACAGTGCGGATCAGGCCGAGCGCGAGAAGATCGTGCCGAGTACAACGCCGGATTTTCTGAAGAAGCTGGCGGACTGGTGTCGCCGCTACCGCCAGATCCTCGGCAACCGCCGTCACCATCTCACCTTCGAGTACACGTTGATCAGCGGGGTGAATGACAGTGAGGAACAGGCGGAACAGTTGGCGCGGTTCATCGAACGGTGCGGGTCGCCCAAGCTGAATGTGATTCCCTTGAATCCCGTTTCCGGCAAGCCGTTCACCCAGAGCGCGCAGGAGAGGATCGATCGGTTCAAGCAGGTGATCCTGCGCCATGGCATTGATGTGATGCAGCGCCGGACGATGGGTTCGGATATTGCGGCGGCCTGCGGGCAATTGGCGACTGGAGAGCAGCCGCATGTGATCTGATATGCATTCATTTTTGAAGTAGCAAATAATCTTGGGAATTCCATTCCGTGCTTTCTTTGTCAGGGCGACAAAGAAAGTACCAAAGAAAACGCTCCGCCTATGACCCCCTCCGCTATCGCCGGCACGTCGGTCTCGACCGACAGTGCCACCACTACATAGTCGGGTTTCCGTAGATTTTGTTTGTTGTTTTTGTTTCGGACCAGTTTTGTTCCTGTATGTGTTCCAAAATTTTTACCGGACGAGTGTGTAGATCTTCTCGGCAACCTCCTCCAGCGAGCCGGAGGTGTCGATGACGTGGATCGCCGGATCTTCCTCTGCCAGTTTCCGGTAGGCGGCATACACGGTGCGCTGGAGTTCCGTGCGTTCCAGTGCGTCTGTGTGATCGCGTCGGGTCATGCGCTCCTGCAGGACTGTGAATGGAGGGAGGAGGAAGAGGGTGACATCAGGTCGAATAAATTTTTTGTTCATCTCGTCGAGTTCAGGACGTGCAAGGTTCAGTGCAAGGCCGTACGCGATGGTCGAGTGGAGATAGCGGTCAGAGATCACCGTCGTTCCTTCTCGCAGTGCCGGCTCGATCACTTCGGTCAGATGCCACGCGCGATCGGCGCAGAATCGCTCCTGTAACTCAAGAGGCGAGAGGGGAGTGCCGGCACGAAGATCGCTGCGGATGGCGGATCCGATGGGACCGTCTGTCGGTTCAAACGTGCAGAGGACCGGCTTTCCCTCGCGCGCAAGACGGTCAGACAGCAGCTTGCTGTGCTTGGTCGTTCCGGCTCCGTCGGGGCCTTCGAGGACGATGAAAATTCCACGCATTAGGCAGCAGTATAGCCCAGTTCTCCTATATTGAATAAAACTCGAAAATGTTGTATAATTACATGAAGATCCATGGAGACCATTCGTGCGATAGCCGGCCTGCCCAGGGTGCTCAGGCGCCCCACATTTCTGGCGGAGATCTTCGCCGCGGATTTTCTGCCGTGGGCGCTCTGGGAACAGCCGAAACGGATCATCCGCGCCTACGCAGCGTACGCAGCTGCCTTCATGGATATCCTCTCCATCCCGTTCCTCTTGAAGACACTCTTGAGTCCCTGGAAGGGGATCGCGGAGCAGATGCCGAGCGCCTTTCAGTGGGACAAGTTTCTGCAGGCGTTCTTCGTGAATCTGGTGACGCGCATGATCGGCATGGTCATCCGGCTCCTCGCCATCGTCCTCTCCCTTGCCATTCAGATGCTGCTCTTCGCCCTCTTCATAGTGATCTTCGTCGGATGGTTCGTGTTCCCGCTCATCGTCGTCGGCGTACTCGCTTTCATCTTCATCCTCGTCTGATATGGCACACACGGTGGACATCACCGGGACACGTGCCGGCCTCGCCGCGCTCCTGTCTGGCCTGTTCTTCGGCGCGGTGACGTGGGTCGGGATGGCTATCGCGATCGGCGCACTGGTTCTCTACGGCGAAGAGAGCAGTCACTGGACGGCGGCGGGCCTGTTGGCCGCGCTCCTGCTGGTCGCCCTCTTCATGATCCGCCGCTTCATCCTGGATCGTCTGGGGAACGATGCACACCTGGCGGAGAAGGCCCGCACGGCGATGGACCGCTTGCCGCTCGATCTTATCGCGCACCTGCACGATTTCACGACGGTATCGGTCGCAGAGTTCCTGCGCGCGTCGCTTCAGTCCTCCCGTGGGACATTCCTGCTCGCCCAGATGGCGGCGCGGCCCGAGGTGGTGTGGGAGTGCCTGCGCGAGACGGCTGAGAAGCTGGATGCATCCGCGTTCCTCGACGAAGCGGCCCGGCGCCTGCCGGAGTTCAAGAAGAAGATGATCTCCGCGCCGTACATCCTGTTCCTGCTCTTCGAGCAGAGCCCGGGTGCGGCGGAGTTCCTCAATGGGCTCGATCTTTCGATTGAGGATCTCAAGGCGATGCTCGCGTGGGAGAAATTCCACGTGCTTCTGCCGAAGAAACATGCGCTCTTCAGCCCCCACGTGCTCATCCGGGCGCTGGGCGGGCTCGAGAAATCCTGGATGCTGGGATACACGAGCGAGCTCGACCGTCTCACCACCGAGATCACGGGCTCGATTCTGTGGCAGGATGACCGCGCGGTGCTGCTGCACATGCCGCTCATCGAAGAAGCCCACCGCATCCTCGCGCGGCCGAGTAACCACAACATTCTCGTCGTCGGACCGCAGGGCGTGGGCAAATCCACGTTCGTGCAGAACGTGCTCTACCAGTTGCGCCGCGCCGAAGTGAAAGATTCGAAACCCACCACGCGCATATTGCTGCTCAAAACGGCGGCGCTGCTCTCGGGCGGAGCGCGGCCCGATGCGTTCCTGCTGCAGGCTATAGCGCAGGCGGAGCGGTCGGGGCACTACCTGCTCGTCATCGAAAATGTCGCTCTCCTGCTGCAGTCGGCCGATTCCAAAGTGCTCACCGTGTTGCAGAAGCTGCTCGAGACGAAGAATGTCTCGGTGATCGCGACGGCGCGGACGGAGGAGTATCACGATGTCATCAAGCGCACGACGGCCGTCGAGAGCCTCTTCTCGGTGCTGCCTTTGGAAGAGCCGAAGGAGGAAGAGATCCTGTCGGCGCTCATGGAACGGCACTTCCGTCTGGAGCATGCCCTGCATGTCACCGTGACGTACAAGGCGCTGCAATCGATCCTCACTCTCACGCGCCGGTACCTGGGCAAGGGCGCGTTCCCCGGCAAGGCGCTTGCGGTGATGGAAGATGCCATGGCCAGCGCGCACAAAGCACGCGTGCCCGCCGTCATCGAGCCGCACATCCGCGAGATTATTTCGCGCGCGTCGCACGTGAACGTGACCGAGGTCAAGGAGGGGGAGCGTGACCGGCTGCTGAAGATCGAGCAGGTCATGCGTGAGCGGGTGATCGGACAAGATCCCGCGGTGCATGCGGTTGCGAACGCCCTCAAGCGCGCGCGCATGGACGTGGGATCCGGCAAGCGGCCGCTGGGAACCTTCCTCTTCCTTGGGCCCACAGGCGTGGGCAAGACCCAGACGGCCAAGACGCTCGCCGAAGTCTATTTCGGAGCGGCGGACCGCATGATCCGGCTCGACATGAACGAGTACTCTACCGAGCAGAGCATCGAGGGCATTCTGGGTTCCCCGCAGGCCGGCAGAGAGCATGCCGAAGGATTCCTGACCAAGCGCATTCAGGATCAGCCGTTCTCACTCCTCCTGCTGGATGAGGTCGAGAAGGCGCATCCCTCCGTGATGAACCTCTTCCTGCAGGTGCTGGATGAGGGCGTGCTCACCGATCATCACGGGGTGAAGACGGATTTCCGCAACACCATCATCATCGCCACCTCCAATGCGGGCGCGCTCTTCATTCGAAACTTCGTCGCGCAGCATCCGACGCCGGAGCCGGAAGCCTTCAGGAAGGTGGTGATCGACACGGTGCTGGCCGAGAAAATCTTCTCACCCGAGTTCCTGAACCGCTTCGACGAGACGGTGCTCTTTCAGCCGCTTTCGCTCGAAAGTGCGAAGAAGGTGGCGCTGCTGCAGATTGCAGACATCGTCGCCGAGATTCAGCAGAAGCGCGGCATCACCGTGCAGGTGCAGGAGGATCTCATCCGCGAGATCGTGACGCGCGGATACAGCGCGGAATTCGGCGCGCGTGCCATGCGGCGCGTCATCACGCAGGAAGTGGAAGACCGGCTCGCCGATGAGCTGCTCAAGCACGATATCAAACGCGGCGAGACCATCGTGATCGGTGGGCCGAAGCACACGTAGCGCATTGTTCAGACTTCGTGAAAAACCCGCGCGCTCTTTCGCCGGAAGACGAAGACGAAGAGCATCCACGCGAGGAAGATCGCGCCGCTCCCCATGATCGTGGGCAAGCTGGGATGCAGCGTCGCGATGAAGCCGGCGATGAGCGGCGGCAGAGCCATGGCAAGCGACTGCAGCGACTGGTTGATGCCGAGGATCTCGCCCTGCGATTCCGGTCCGGCCAGGTTCGAGATGATGGCGGTGGCATTGGGGTGCGTGAGGCCGTTACTGATCGCGATGAACGGGAAGACCACATAGATGAAGACGGCGCGCTCCGGCAGCAGCAGGAGCGGAAGGGCGAGAGCAAGGGCGAACGCCGACACGCTCACGATCTGTTCGGGCTTGAACCGCCGCGAGAGCGGACGGTTGATGAGGCCCTGGGTGATGGCGATCCAGAGCCCCATGTACGCGTACAGGTCGCCGATGTCGCCCTGAGAGAAGTGGAAGCGCTCGATGAGCATGACCTGAAAGAACTGCGTGAAGAAGTTGAACCCGAGCACGAGCAGAAAAGAAACCAAGAGGATCGTCCGTAGGTGCGCGAACTCAAAGGCGCGCCGGATGTTCATAAAACCCGTGAAGATGCTCAGCCGCGTTTGCACCCGCGTGTGGAGCGTCTCGGGCAGGGTGCCGAGCACCAGCAGGATATTGAGTCCGGCGAGGATCGCGGCGGCCCAGAAGGGGGTGGCGGGCGAGAACCACGAGACGACTGCGGGGTCCGCGAGCTTGCCGCCCATGAAGGGGCCCAGAATGAACCCGAGGCCGAAGGCCATGCCTATGAGACCGAAGTTGCGCGCTTTCTCGCGCTCTTCACTCACGTCGGCGATGGCGGACTGCGCGGCCGAGATGTTGCCGCCCGTGAAGCCTGCCAGCGCGCGGCTGAAGAAAATGATCCACATCTGCCGCGTGGCGATGCCGTAGCCCGTGAGCAGGTAGCCGCAGAGCGTGCCCAGGAGCGAGATCATGATGATCCTGCGTCGGCCGTAGCGGTCCGAGAGGGCACCCAAGATGGGCGAACCGAAGAACTGGAAGAGGGGATAGATGGCGACGAGGAACCCGTAGAGGATGGTCTTCGATTCCACCGTCATCTCGGTGGGCAGAATCCCGAAGGGGCTGATCATGAGGGGAGCTAAAATCGGGATCGCGAGACCCATCCCCAACAGATCCAAAAAGATCGTGAAGAAGAGAGTCCAGAGCACAGTGCGGGGATGCTTCGCTTGGGTCATTGGGACCGCTAGTCTAGCGGGGAGGAGGGGAGTCTGCTCTTGATTTGGGATGGATTGTTGGTTGTGTGTGTTCGACCTCACCCCCATCCCCTCTCCTGCGCACAGGAGAGGGGAGTTGTTCGTGTTGGTTGTTTCTGTGGATGTTCTTTCACCACAAACAAAAACAGCTCCCTTCTCCTCCAGAGAGGAGAAGGGTAGGGGATGAGGTCGGACAAAACAGCACACAAAACAGTAACCCCATATCGAAGGGTGACGCCGGCCGCTCCCTTAATTCACACTCGGGTATTTCTCCGGATGCAGCACGGGGTCCTCGATCTGCAGGACTGCTTCCCACTCCTTGTGTACTGCGGGGTTCTCCAGTGCCTTGGCGACGCGATGTGCGATCTCCAGTTGTGCCGCTGTGGCCTGTTTCGATTCCATCACTTCCAGATAGGTCGCCATGTCATCGGGATGGATTTTTGGGGTATCCGGGGAAGGGGAGTTTTGTTGAGGAGTCATCAAGATAGTATACAGGATTTGGGCTTCTATGTCTTCTTCAGAATGTCATCCCGAGCGCCTGCCTGCCGGCAGGCAGGTAGTCGAGGGGCGACGCCGGAGGAGGGGATTATTCCCTCGCTGTAAATTCTCTGAATCGGTTTCTTTTGTCAGGGGACCAGGGAACCTTGTCCGGTTCCCTAGGCCCCCCGACACCTCCCTTACCCTCCTGACGGCCAAGCTTAGGTGGGAAACCTGCGGGTTTCCCCCCACTTCCGTTCCCCCCTTCCAACTGGTTTTGTTTGTGTTTTGTTGAGGCGGGTGGCGGCGAACTTCCCTAAACGTATCACCCCAAGCGTAGTTGAACCTGCTTCGCTTACCTTGTGTTAGTCCTTATCTTTTCCATTTCCTTCGCATTTTTGTTTCTAATATCTTGCTCGATCCAGTCAATCTTGTCGTGAATCTCCCACAACTTCTTCCATATCTTATTTATCATTCTTCCAAACAGAAAACAAACAAGGAAGCCGAGGCCAATAAGAATAATAAATTCCGCTCTATCCATAACTAATGCTCAGTATATCAACGATACTGTTCAACAGTAAGTATCGCACCACCTTTTCTCTCCCGTGAGCATCTCTTCTAAGCTGGAAGAGAGCGGGGGTCATGGTTCGACAGAGCTCACCATGACACCTTCCCCTTCACCCCCCGTGGCGGCGGACCTCCATTAGTTGTGTGTTAATTGATACTTTCGGATTTTTTCTTCGCGTTGTTTAATCAATTCTCGCTGATTAATTGTTTCAATTATTTTTCCTGCGGGAACTACCATTGCAATGCCCATATTTACATTGTCCGTGGTAATTATTCTGTCGTTTGCCTGTTTTCCCCCGGTCATCCAATGACCATGAATAAGACCTAGAAGAAAGAAATGATCGCCTAGATAAACAAAAGCTGGTGAGCCACTTAGGCCTCCGATTGATCTAGCTTCAACTAAATGTGCTTCGATCCTCCCATACATTTGACTCGGCACAAATCGACCTTTTGAAAGCATCGCAATATTTCCATGTCGCATAATCGGGAGATTCATAGGTGCTTCACTTAGATTGGAAAAAAGGCCAGGGAAAAAGACTGTGTCGCCAATGCCAGCATTGTTCTGTGTTACCAGGGAATCATTTATCATATCCGAAGATAAAGGTTTATATTCAAATCTTGATTCATTTGGGACCATGGGCATAACGGCAACATCTACACAATCACTCTCGTATGGGTGGAAATACCATTTGCGGGGTGGATCAATTGGAATGTCATGAGAGATTCCATCTTTTCGATTCATTCTGAGAATGAATGATTCGCCAAGAAGAATTGCAATATGCTTTGCTGTGACTAAATATGTTTGAGCTCCAAAAACATTTTCCACTGCAACAAAAAACCCTGTCCCTTTCAGTGATACGTTTTTGTCTTTATTCTTGTGTCCAAGAAACACAACTGACTGGAGAACAACATCTGGGATACGAGTGCGCATTAGTCCGGATTGAATCCCCCGTCCCTCGGTTTCCCTCGGGACGGGGGCTTAGTACCTTAAAAATCCATCCCACCCCCTCCACCCGGCATCTGCGGCATCGGCTCCTCCTTCTTCGGAATCTCCGTGACTGCAACTTCCAGTGTGAGGAACATTGAGGCGACCGAGGCGGCGTTCTCGAGTGCACTGCGCGTGACCTTCTTCGGGTCGATGACGCGGGCCTTCACCAGATCCTCATACTTGCCCGTGAGCACGTTGTAGCCGTCGGAACCTTTCAGGCCCTTCACCTTCTCGAAGACGACTTCGCCCGTGATGCCGGCGTTGTCGGCGATCTGGCGGCAGGGGGCCGAGAGCGCATCACGCACGATATCGATGCCGATCTGCTCGTCTTCATTCTCTGACTTGAGCTTCGAGAGAGCGGGGATGGCGCGGATGTACGCCGTGCCTCCGCCCGGAACGATGCCTTCCTCCGCGGCGGCGCGCGTGGCCGAGAGCGCGTCTTCGACGCGGTGCTGCTTCTCTTTCTGCTCCACTTCGGTGGCGGCGCCCACTTTGATCACGGCGACTCCGCCCGAGAGCTTGGCCAACCGCTCCTGCAATTTTTCCTTGTCAAAGTCGGAGGAGGTCTTCTCGAGCGCGACTTTGATCTCTTTCATGCGCTGTTCGATATCGGGCTTCTTGCCGTGGCCGTCGATGACGAGGGTTTTATCCTTGTCCGCGACCACTCTGCGCGCGCGACCCAGATCTTCGATCGTGGCGTTCTCGAGCTTGAGACCCACTTCTTCGCTGATCACGCGGCCCCCCGTGAGGGCGGCGATATCTTTGAGGATTTCTTTGCGGCGGTCACCGAAGGCGGGGGCCTTCACGGCGAGGGTCGAGAAGGTGCCGCGGAGCTTGTTCACCACGAGGGTGGCGAGCGCTTCGCCCTCCACGGTCTCGGCGATGATCACGAGCTCCTTCTTGCCGCGCTGGGCCAGCGCCTCGAGGAGCGGCAGGATCTCCTGGATCGAACTGATCTTCTTATCCGTAATGAGGATGTAGGGGTTCTCGTAGGCGGATTCCATGCGCGCGGCATCCGTGACGAAGTAGGCCGAGATGTAGCCGTTCTCGAACTGCATGCCCTCTACGAATTCCTTCTCGATGCCGAGGGTCTGGCCGGCCTCCACCGTCACGACGCCATCCTTGCCGACTTCATCGATGATCTCGGCGATCACGTCGCCGATCTCGCTAT is a genomic window of Candidatus Peribacter riflensis containing:
- a CDS encoding Methylenetetrahydrofolate dehydrogenase (NADP+) / Methenyltetrahydrofolate cyclohydrolase, whose product is MPVQLLSGREAADALLSTLKPTVKQLDPKLVVVQVGDDPASTSYIKQKFKSCEAVDMRSEHIHLKENTTLETLMGIVEKLNADPDVTGFIVQVPLPGALNDAVPQIIRAIDPKKDIDGFGAYNLGKMFLSTEFEHLPPATPGGIVALLQHYQIPVKGKHVVVVGRSNTVGKPVAIMLLNRDATVTVCHHHTKNLAELTRQADILVVAVGKAGLITGDMVKEGVVIIDVGMNKTEKGLVGDCDFETVSAKASAITPVPGGVGPMTVASLIQNCVTAKERQMR
- a CDS encoding dTMP kinase, whose amino-acid sequence is MRGIFIVLEGPDGAGTTKHSKLLSDRLAREGKPVLCTFEPTDGPIGSAIRSDLRAGTPLSPLELQERFCADRAWHLTEVIEPALREGTTVISDRYLHSTIAYGLALNLARPELDEMNKKFIRPDVTLFLLPPFTVLQERMTRRDHTDALERTELQRTVYAAYRKLAEEDPAIHVIDTSGSLEEVAEKIYTLVR
- a CDS encoding Major facilitator superfamily domain-containing protein 10 Tetracycline transporter-like protein, with product MGVRSNTHNQQSIPNQEQTPLLPARLAVPMTQAKHPRTVLWTLFFTIFLDLLGMGLAIPILAPLMISPFGILPTEMTVESKTILYGFLVAIYPLFQFFGSPILGALSDRYGRRRIIMISLLGTLCGYLLTGYGIATRQMWIIFFSRALAGFTGGNISAAQSAIADVSEEREKARNFGLIGMAFGLGFILGPFMGGKLADPAVVSWFSPATPFWAAAILAGLNILLVLGTLPETLHTRVQTRLSIFTGFMNIRRAFEFAHLRTILLVSFLLVLGFNFFTQFFQVMLIERFHFSQGDIGDLYAYMGLWIAITQGLINRPLSRRFKPEQIVSVSAFALALALPLLLLPERAVFIYVVFPFIAISNGLTHPNATAIISNLAGPESQGEILGINQSLQSLAMALPPLIAGFIATLHPSLPTIMGSGAIFLAWMLFVFVFRRKSARVFHEV
- a CDS encoding chaperonin GroEL, which encodes MSQAKQLLFGNEARKKVFAGVSMLTKAVRATMGPKGRNAVIEKKYGGPTVTKDGVSVAKEIDLEDPFENMGAQLVREAATKTNDAAGDGTTTATVLAFAMMEEGLKHLSAGSNPIAIKKGIEKGVAAVNAELETMKKVISKKEDYAAVANISAQDSEIGDVIAEIIDEVGKDGVVTVEAGQTLGIEKEFVEGMQFENGYISAYFVTDAARMESAYENPYILITDKKISSIQEILPLLEALAQRGKKELVIIAETVEGEALATLVVNKLRGTFSTLAVKAPAFGDRRKEILKDIAALTGGRVISEEVGLKLENATIEDLGRARRVVADKDKTLVIDGHGKKPDIEQRMKEIKVALEKTSSDFDKEKLQERLAKLSGGVAVIKVGAATEVEQKEKQHRVEDALSATRAAAEEGIVPGGGTAYIRAIPALSKLKSENEDEQIGIDIVRDALSAPCRQIADNAGITGEVVFEKVKGLKGSDGYNVLTGKYEDLVKARVIDPKKVTRSALENAASVASMFLTLEVAVTEIPKKEEPMPQMPGGGGGMDF
- a CDS encoding amidophosphoribosyltransferase, with amino-acid sequence MCGIIAVAGFRDVIQDLYDGLILLQHRGQDAAGIITYNSQFHLKKANGLVQDVFHDKSLLRLRGTMGIGHVRYPTAGCSSEFEAQPFFVSTPFGIALAHNGNLTNAAELRTFLLEKEYRHLNTNSDSEVLLNVLSVAIRNQRPKGRLTPDQIFSAMKNVFKRCKGAYSAVALIGGQGIVGFRDPHGIRPLQIGKRKFGMKEEYIIASENSAFPALDFEFVRDVRPGEVVFIDHKNRLHSHQVRHGELSPCIFEWVYLAAPDSTLDGVNVYKARVRMGEALARQIKKAGIHIDSVVPVPDTGRPVAAGLAGKLNVHYREGLIKNRYIHRTFIMPGQSMRKRSLHFKLHPIELEFKGKSVLLVDDSIVRGNTSKKIVELVREAGAKKVYFASAAPPIISPDPYGIDLPTTEELIGSKLSVEEIRKYIKADGLFYGTIDDLHKAIWYGNPRIKRFSEGCFTKKYPTPEVTPKLLRELGNCRNSTRESFQHDDEEGDNQKMLALV
- a CDS encoding 23S rRNA (adenine2503-C2)-methyltransferase, which gives rise to MPPLTRAQRFQSLFPSAPAFRFRQAEAALFQPDATGWGSVSVFPKAMREEMEAKIPWMSVTLHRMLTSKDGETFKAVLRTEDNLLFETVLMGNAREQWTVCVSSQVGCAMHCVFCATGAMGLKRSLASDEIVDQLRFWLQFLHKPLTRSLPGGERSSGGAHDASRISNIVFMGMGEPLANVESVKQAIRTWMDQTDIGPTHITVSTVGVLPVMERLLEDKDWPPVRIAISLHSADQAEREKIVPSTTPDFLKKLADWCRRYRQILGNRRHHLTFEYTLISGVNDSEEQAEQLARFIERCGSPKLNVIPLNPVSGKPFTQSAQERIDRFKQVILRHGIDVMQRRTMGSDIAAACGQLATGEQPHVI